DNA sequence from the Coffea arabica cultivar ET-39 chromosome 11c, Coffea Arabica ET-39 HiFi, whole genome shotgun sequence genome:
TAATGGAATGAACCCCTTATTTGTTGCTTGGGTTAAGTCTATTGGAATGCAATTTCTGgaatcatttctaaaaaatcGGACTTTCACCATTCCTGAGTAAATTGggaggttttggacaaaaccctcaACTCATTCCCGAGCAAAAACATTTATGACGAACCTaccctctttttttcttcattacACGCCGCATCTtctgttcttcttcttcatcagatTTTCTACCTCTTCTACTTCACCGGTTGGACAACCATAAAGATCAGTGGCTTTCGACTCTCCTTGGACAACGAATTCTAGAGTTGAAGAATCTTCTACTAGGGTGAATTCCTTGATCCCAGGTTAGTGGATTACAAACTCCCTTGCctctgcaattttcttttcGTATGCaagcttttctctttcttcttctctgtTTTTTCAGGCTACTCACTGGGTAgctgaaaataaagaagaaaagaagggaatCTGATACAATAAAACTAACTAGACCAAAATTGGTTGTAATACATGTATTTGAATTCACTTACTTCAACAAATAcattattttgttcttttttttggtgAGATAAATGTTAATGTCACTAGATTTGTCATTTTTATGGTTTTAATGTGTTTTCTTGGATTACGCATTCAATGGAGGTCAATCAATTCTTGatcttttggttatttgatccgTGAATACTGGTATAGTTTGGGTGGGTTTCTACATGCCCTGTACCTGTTTGTAAAATTGTCTGCTTGAATAGCTTTCAGTTTCATAGTTATTCGTACATTAGgatttcaagtttcaaccatcaatttcatttgtTTATGCTTATTTATATCTATACATCATTGTGTTTTCGGATGTTTGATGCATGTCTAGGCCCTTTTAATAAGATCAATTGATGTTTAATGCATTTGAAGATTTTGATGCCGTAATCTAGTTTGGTGAATACTTACGTTTGGTTGTCATATTGTTATGTAGACAAAGATGCCACGTTTGCCTATTGAAAACAGAAGACGCAAAAAATATCGAGGGCAAAGCCAGATTTTATCAGGAATGATAATGGTTGTTATTGCACTGTTTATGATGTGGTACCAGTTAATATTCATACATCTCAAAAGTAGAAGACgccaaataaaatcaaaagaagaaaaagtcacTGAGCGCATGCAACACTTATTCAATTTGACTAGGGAGAGTGATGCTTATTGTATTAGCGAACTTCGTATGGATAGACGAACATTTGGGATATTATGTGAAATGATTAGAGACACTGGAGGTTTGAAAGCTACAAGAAACATGTCAATAGAAGAAATTGTTGccatgtttgtatatgttttggCTCACCACAAGAAAAGTAGAACAATTTGTGGTCTATTTTGGAGAAGTAGAGAAACGGTGAGTCGTCAATTTAATCTTTGCCTCCTAGCAGTTTTGAAATTGCATACTATATTACTTAAGAAGCCTGAGCCTATTACCGAAGATTGCACAGATGAGAGATGGAAATGTTTTAAGGTAATTCAAATATTAAAATACAATCATTTAATAAAATGTATGTTTTCATCTAAACTATCCAATATAGACATTTTaactcatttatattttttatttttgttaaaatagAATTGTTTAGGTGCCTTAGATGGGACATTAATAGATGTGACACCACCCACTGAACAAAAATCAAGATACCGAACGAGAAAAGGAAGTATTGCAACGAATGTATTAGGGGTTTGTTCTCCTAATATGCAATTTATCTATGTCTTGCCTGGTTGGGAAGGTTCGGCACATGATGGTCGTGTGCTTCGAAATGCTATCTCTAGACCAAATGGTCTTAGAGTCccacaaggtaaacatatattGCAGTATTCAATaccattcaatcaattttttttcgaaaataaggtagtctagtattaatttgtaCATGATTGAATTTTGAAGGTTGTTATTACTTGGTGGATGCTGGATATTGTAATGCTGATGGATTTCTTGCCCCTTATCGAGGGCAAAGATATCACCTTAATGAATTCAATGGTTATCGACCACAAAGACCAGAGGAATATTTCAACATGAAACATTCTAAAGCTAGAAATATCATAGAAAGATGTTTTGGATTGCTAAAAGGAAGGTGGAAGATTCTAGCATCCccttcattttttccaattcaaaCACAAGTGCGAATAATTATGGCATGTTGTCTGCTGCACAACTTGATAAGGAAGTTCATGACTTTTGATCCACAAGAATTACTACaaagtgaagaaaatgaaagtgaagaTGAAGACAGTGATGAAGAAGTAGAGTGCATATCCACTATTTTGCCAAGTGATCAATGGACAAATTTTAGAAATAATTTAGCACATGAAATGTTTGACAATTGGAGGGCTGGACTTAGTATTTAGCTATGAATGGATGTTTAGCTCTTAGACTcattaaatttggattgacaTTTGATGTACTCTTGTAGTGGATTTGTGAATTAGATTGACACTTGATGTATGTtcttttaaatttggattgactTTTAATTGTATGTTCTTTTATGTGTTTTGTTATATTATAAATTTCAGTTATATGCTATTGTGTATCAAAATTAATTGATATATATGGGTTGACTTCTAAATGATAGGATGGAGAATGATGAAATTGTACGTGGAAGAGGGAAAAATAAATGTTTTTGGACTGGTGAAGAGGTAAAAGTGCTCATAGAATCATTGCAAGAGTTGGCTTGTGATCCAATGTGGAAATCAGATGGaggatttaaaaataattatatgagCGAATTGCTTAAAATTATCTTGCGTAAGCAACCTACTTTTACCAAACAAGTCAGCCCACATATTGAATCAAAAGTTaagtggctgaaaaataggttcCATGCAATTGTTGAAATGTGCAAAGAAAGTGGTTGTAGTTGGAATGATGCTGAGAAAAAGATTTCTTGTGAAAAACAGTGGTATGATGATTGGTGCAAGGTAAGAAATTGATTACTTTTTACATTCTGATATGTTCTTTTTCAACCTTTTATTAAGATTATCATTTATCTTTCTATTCTATCTCTAGACTCATAAGGATGCGAAGGGCCTTTGGGATGTTAAATTTCCTTATTTAGGAGATCTTGAAATTGTATATGGAAGAGACAGAGCCACTGGAAATGTTGCTGAAGATTTTGCACAAGCTGTCCAAGATATGGAAGATGTCCAAAATTTGGAGGAAGGACATGAAGGACTTGATGCTATGTCAAACTCGGATAATGATAAGGTAGAAGAAGATGAAGTAAATTCCATAGAGCAATCAACTCAACCAAGCTcaacaagtacaagaaattccaagaaacaaaagaaacaatccCCTCCCATTGCAAATgtgtcaaaaaaaatgaaatctgcATCAACAACAAGGGGTGATCTTGATGCATCATTGCAACTTCTCACCAGCAAATTTGGAGATTTCGTGGAGGGAATTCAAGCTAATTTCACAACTATGGCAGCAGCCATGTCAAATGAGGATAAACGTGAGCAACTGGTCTCCGATAGAAGAGATCAAGTTGTTGCTGAGTTAATGAAACTTGCTTTACCGAGTGGAGATGTAATGAATGCAGCCGACATACTTTCGGAGCAGATTTCCAAGCTTCATGTGTTCTACAATCTTCCTGCAGAAATGAAACGACAATATGTAATTAACCTCCTTTATCCTCCATCTACTCGCTGAAGTAAAATTATTGTTAGCTGGAAAGTGATGATTTGATGgcaatttctttttgttatgGTGATTGTTAGATGGTTATATGATTAGTCTTTTGGAGATTGTGGACATTGAATGGCACTCTCGACTGGATTAGACAATTGACTTGTATTTGGTATGGTTAGCTTTTGTGATTTGAGTCTCCTTCTTTTGTTCATATATGTAAGGAGAGATCTATTTCATATCATTATCTAATATAGGAACCACAAATGACTTGTTAATGGAGTAAATTTCCAAAAAGAAAGAGTTTTTAAACTAACTTCCTAAAGGCTGGCAATTTTTAAGTCTCTTCCCCAAGGGTGAAAAACACATTCAAGAAATGTgttcttccaaataaaaatgcaactttcaaatacgttattttaattttcgtaaatttgtttaaatataaaaaattggttaaatagcgtattaaatacaaaacctgctAATTTcctataaagagctggtatcttataagtaatttctttttttttttttaactttcacatatttaatttatgttaaatacaaaacatactagttttcctttgggcgctatttaatcaattttttccATAAAGAATTGGTATGTtttccataaagagttggtacaaaacatactacaaaacctgTCAGTTTCCTTTAAAGAGCTGGTATCTTATGGgcaattttgtttttttaactttcacatatttaatttatgttaaatacaaaacatactagttttcctttgggcactatttaatcaattttttccATAAACCTGGTacaaaacctgccagttttccataaagagctggtatcttatgggctatttaaccaatttttcatatttaaataaatttccaaaacataaaataGCGTATTTGAAAGTTGCgtttttatttggaagaacACATTCCTTGGATGCATTTTTCACCCTTTGGGAAGAGACTAAAAAATCGTCACCTTTTGGGTGATTGTTTAAAAACTcctttttttgggaatttactCCTTGTTAATGCAGCCACTATATTTATTTTctggtattaatttttttattatttatgattttcttatgttttatcAAAAAGTTAATAACTATTGTAGTTACAATTATGAAATGTTAATTTGTCGTAtgtgtaattcttttgttttagaagaattgttatatcaggggtaaatttggaatttaattgcatttaattccgaAACACTCATCAAACCAAGCATCAGGAATTGGAATAATGCTAATTCCAATGTGTGAACCAAGCAAGATATCGGAATGAAAAGttttaattccaaaaccagagtcTATGATTCCAATTACAATTCCAATTCCTAAACTTGAACCAAGCACCCCCTGAGTTTCTCTTCAGCTACTGGATTagtaccccaaaaaaaaaaaaaaattcattatgGGCTTTTGGTTTTATAATTCGCCATTGCAGTATGTACCTGAAATTATGCACCTTCCCAAAAAGTCCAAATCCTTCACTCTCATGGGCTTTACCTGGGAttgttctaaatttttttaacttCCTTATGTGGATGCTGAACAAGTAGTAAAGTACAAATGAAGCATCTTAAGACCATAGAGGTATGGCCGTTAACAAAAGAAATTCGAAGGAACATATCATTTTGGGTATGAAATAGGGGTTTACATGAGTCTACTTAAACTAAACATGTTAATGTTCAAATTTGATTGATTAGTTTATTTGCCATACCGAACTCAAATAAGCTTTTATCATACTGAGATTGAGTATCTTGAATTTTTACATGTAAATTTTAAGTTTTACACCAATTGAGTTAGATTCCAATTGAAGTCGAAACTTTTCTGAGCAAAAAATATGATTCATATTTGGCTTGATTAGTTGGTTACTTAAATTCAAATGAGTTTTTACAGTGCCAAATTTGATTGGAATACTAAGTAGGTAATTGTGGATGATGCAATGCTTGGAATAATACTTGACCCTATTTGAAAACCTAGGCCCTATTTGACAACTCAAATCAGCACTTAAAattaatagattcagattttaatatattcagatgcatttaataacaaaaaatagaacttttgaattaattaaatgacactaaaTTTTTTGGGTAAAACTTGTTCTGAAAAAATAAGTAATAAGCTATTGGGTTATcatttaatgtgatatatacttaaatttatcaaatttaGTATTTAGCAGTTCAgtaatttaatagatttagatttcaaagtttagattttagttttcaaattttagttttattaaacaCGCCCTTAGGAAGCATTTCTATAAATATTAACTTTCCCTTTATTAAAAGGGAAGGTAATTGTGTAATTCACAAGTTGGCAAACTTTAGCTTCAAACTTGTGAAACTTTGTGGAAGGCGTCCTTCCGTCCTTTGATTAGTTGGATTAGCCAAAGATGATATAGGAGCTGTTGCTCCAATTATGTAACTACTTTTTCCAATGGCAATACATTTCAGTTgtcatttgcaaaaaaaaaaaaaaaaaaatctttcagCTCTAATTGAGAGAGAAATAAAGTTTTATAGGATTTTACTCATTAAAACAATTATCGATAAATGGAACGCTGAACTTTGAAGCTCGATGTTTATACAGAATGAACAATCATGGTTAAACAATTCACAAATGTTTGATAGGTATCAACATGAACAGTTGCGATGGAGGTCTTATATAACTCCAGCACATCTCCTTCAATTACCTTAAAACTGTACTAACTTCTTTTCCTCATCTAGCTCCGCAATTATCTCTCCTTTGCATATCTCTGTTTTCCATCTGTAAAACAAACAACAATCCGGTAAATGAAGCGAAAGAGTATAAAGTCACATATAAATCAATTAGCATATATAGAGAGCAAGACCCCGGGGTGTGTGTTTGCGTGTGTTTGGTATTTTTAACATATGATTACAAGTAACGATGATATAACCACTAGAGTCAGCTCAGAGGTTAATGAAGAAGAGCTCTTAGAGTTTTCACCGCTGTCAGGTTCAAATTCACAAATATTGGGATAAAAACTAGTATCTGACAACATAATTTGTCTCTTGGATGGGTAAAATATATAACTACATCTTTCTAACTGTACTGATCCTTGCCTTAGCTACAGTCGCGAAGCCACACTATGCTGAGGGGGGATATATAATTGGCCCCCCTCAActttacaaaattaaaaaaaaaatagttttgaaactattaaaaatatttatatttttatcataaaagcACCTCCTCAATTGTGAAAGGTACACGTTTTCCTCTACATTGTCTCCCTATATTATGAGAAATTTTCATTCTCCTCACATTAATTATCTTCCTTAAACAACCAATTTTTAAGACGTACTTCCTATAATACAAATGTTTTAAAGCTATTAAAACACAAAATTGTTAAGGACTTGAATAAGAAATAAATTCACAACAGAAAAAACTCACAATAAAAATATTATCTTTAATTAAATTTCTCTTTACATAATAATGACATTATCTTAGGTGTATAATATTACCCCCACTGGCTTTAGGTCCTAGCTCCGCCAAAAATTGGCCATATCTTTTAAAGGGGATAACAACATTCCTAGTCATTTCCTCACTTCTGATACTAAAACATAGATAAAATACAgtaaattttggaagaaaatacCAATGGAAATAATGAcgaaattaaatccaaattttTACCGTGGGTATAGTTCCACACTTGCATGGCTCCTACAGTTCCCCAATCACCATCATGCAATTCAACACCTTGAACAATTGACGGGCTCATATCGGATATATGATGTGGTTTGTCTCTAAAGATCTCATGAAACACATCTCCATTCAACTTTATCTCGGTTTGAGAAACCTGCTAATTACCAGTTAAACTCATCTCTTCTTAGTTCTGTTAATTAACCAAGAAAGGCAGATGAAAGCAAATACTATCATTGAAAAGACTACAGGGATATATAGAGTCAATTGTCAGGGAtaccattttaaaaaaaaaaaaaaaacaaagaaagaaacgtGATTGTGCAGAAATACAAGTTGGGCACTTTTAAAAGGTCACAATTTCCAAATTTGCACGCAAAAAGAATTTTAACTTTATCAAGGTTGGTGATGCATCCCTCTCGATTTTAACTTTTCAAAACATGGAAACTATAATATCTGAAACCTTAATTTAAAGATAAACCATTGATGATGATTGGTATTATCAGGCAGACAAGGGACATATTCAAGAAGTTGTACAATCACACACAATTTTAGCTACAAGATGTAGCCGACCTCTAATGTATTTGTACATCTTGCTAGTTAGCATAGTGAACATTGTCAGACATTCAAAATTGTGTTGGCTGAGCAAATGTTAGCACAAAATTGAAACATTATTTTACGTAGCACTATTAATAGATCTTTTATTGGCATTGAGCTATTACGCAGTTTGAGTCACATTTTGTACAAGCACTTAATTATAACTGAATGTGTGAAATTGACATTCAATACAAACTTTTGTCTtatattgaatttgaattctttAACATGcaattaatacaaaatttcaaatttaactgAATTCAATTTCTCGTAAATCATATTTAGTATAAAATCCTAATTTTAACTCAAAGTGACATTCAGTATAAGCTCttaattttatttgaatttgatttttcaaatgTCACTTTCAAAACAAACTATTAATTTTAAGTAAATGAGATTTCCTTATAGTCAGATGCTGTACAAACTCATAATCTTAGCTGAATTTGATCGTTAATTTGTCGAAACTTGAAGTAACGCATTTGATATATGTAACATATTTGTGCATTTGATATTTGATCAATGTTTCAAAGCAGACTTGAGTAACATATATATTTGGAGACGTACTGATTTATAAGTCAATATTCCTAGCTAGTCAATCCATTTTCAGGatcttaatctttttttttttttttttttgtgtttgctGATTCTGTTTAGTTCAGCTAATCTTACTTGAAAGCCAAGGCAcattgaagaaagaaagaaagaaagaaaattatacACAAATATTACAGCACAAAAACATTTTAGGCATCAAGCcatcattttatttataaatattcatTGTAATTAGTATATCAAACACACAATCACAGCCACAACAAATTTAATAAAGCTCTCACCAAGCTTATAACATGACATACATAACCTTAACAAGCTTTTGTTTCATACTCACACCATTCTATCTCTTATTATTATTCAACTACTGAAATAACCATGCATGTTCATGCCTTGACAAGTGAAGCATCCACGTCTTTTCCAGCATGAATCAGCCAGTGGAGGTACTTAGTTGGAGCAGGCTCATTCTCATTGATATTCTCATACTCAATTGTCCATTTGGCATAGTTGGACTGGCCTTTTGGAATAACTTGTAAGCTAGCCTTGTAGCTCTTTAATTGTTCCAAAATGTGTCCTCCAACTGCTTCTGCAGTGACAGTCTTGTTCTCTTCATCCACCGTAAGCCTTTCTTTCAGAGTCTCAACTTTTCCATCTGGGCagtaaaatatttatcaaattaaTCCATTATTATAGGGATATTCTACCAAATTGGTGGCAGAAAAACATGAAGTTATGATGCATATCATCTTGAAATTCCCAGGAAAATCACCATAATATCAAACTGTTCTAcagtaaattttaaaaaaaaaaaatcatgcaacTCTAATTTGTAACTATCAATCTTACAGAGTATAGAGTTGGTTTTTGTTACCTATTGCATAAGTCCAGAGCTTGACAGAGCCCTTAGTTTTCCAGTCACCTTGATGAACCTTAACACCATGAACTTTGTCGGAGCAAAGATTTGGAAGTTTGTGTGCTTTACCACCAAAGCTCTGGAAGAACTCATCAGGATCAGACTTAATCTTTATCTCAGCTTCTAACTTTCCAGCTAGAATTGGACTAGCCATAATTGGTTGTAGTAATGCTGAAAAATCGCTGTGCACCTTTTCCTAGTAAATGCTCTACCAACTAAACTGGCTGAACCATGATTTATAGaatcaaattttcatttcaCAGTAGCTTTTAGATTATTACGTAGATTAAGTCAACATTTTGTGCGAAACTGTTTAGCATAGATGGTTAATTGAGTGAATGCAAAACTTTTTGATGACAAAGCATGTTCTATTTGCAGTAACAAACTTGATAGTTTTATTAGAGAGGTAAAAAATGTCATACCATTTATTCACGTGGTAAGTAGAcgaaaaaaggatttttttttccaaactttatAATGTTTTTGGGATGATTGAAAAGGGAAATCAGAGTATGTTGacaaattgtttttttttttccttttttaatagGTAGTCACGCGTATTGTTACAAgaatggaaatgaaaaaaaattattttggcccttcaaatcaagaaattgtaCATTTGTCCGCTTCATGAATGGTGAAGCACATCAGAAagtcatctttttttttattcttttttctttctttgttcgaTACTCAACAACACCATGGATACGCTCAGCAAAAGTCGCAAACGCCAAAATCTTGATGAAAGCAGCTCTTCAGCCATCATCATGTTGAAAATACTGCAAAACAGTAGTGAAGGGCATTGCATTCATGTATCAATAAGGCTACTTCTAAGACAAGAGAAAAGGATttgaatattttctttttagctGCACCAATCTAATTGTTTGCTAATTTTGGGCAATTGACTAGGATGATCATCTCATGCATTATCTGCATTTGATAATTGATATAGGTAATTATCTGCCAACGAATAAAACCAATTACACGGTTTAAAAAGGGAACCTAATTGGTACAAATTGAGATAGTTACGTTGACAACTACATTGTGGCATTGGAGAGAGGGTTGAATTAGATGATAAGTTAAGAGAGATTGTAAGTAAGAGGTTTAGGGTTAAAGACCTCCCACttacaagccaaaaaaaaaaagcttcaagGTGGCATAAAGTGACTAAAATGAAAGTTCAATTTAAAAAGTGAGAACTAATGCCATAATACAGAGTAACAACTTCAAAGTGGCGGTTGCTAATAATTGTCAACATATACATGCAATATTTATTGAAACCGAGGACCAATTGGCATGTACAGGGATAAAGATCTTACTAATCAATTGATCCATCTGATTCGATTACATTCTTTatctttatctttttcttttcagagAATTGGAATTTTCTTGCTGTAAATCTTTTTACTGCAGCAGATATCTAGATGCTCCCCTACAAGCATATATATTAACCCTTGAACTAGCCAGTCCAGGTTTTTTGTTGGACTAGGCTTATTGTCGTTCAGTTTTTCATGGTCAATCGTACATTTGGCAAAGCTGGAGTCACCTCTGGAGATAACTTGTAACGTTGCTTTATAGTTCTTGTAGTGCTTCATACAATCTCCATCTATTGCCTCAGCAGCAGTGGTCTTGTTCTCCTCGTCAATTTTGAGCCTCTCTTTGTATACCTCAACTTTTCCATCTATATTTGCATCACAAAGAAATTCATCAGTGGCTTTTCTTAACACTGAATAATGTTTCACTCTTAATTTGTTGTTTCCTATATTATCTAGCTTTAGGCTCAATTTGCCACATTTTGGGAAAAAcgaatttaacaagaaaatgtaATGGAGAAAAGTATCAATTATTAAAAACTATTGATGCTTCGTTACGCCAAACTAAA
Encoded proteins:
- the LOC113716182 gene encoding protein ALP1-like isoform X1; the protein is MPRLPIENRRRKKYRGQSQILSGMIMVVIALFMMWYQLIFIHLKSRRRQIKSKEEKVTERMQHLFNLTRESDAYCISELRMDRRTFGILCEMIRDTGGLKATRNMSIEEIVAMFVYVLAHHKKSRTICGLFWRSRETVSRQFNLCLLAVLKLHTILLKKPEPITEDCTDERWKCFKNCLGALDGTLIDVTPPTEQKSRYRTRKGSIATNVLGVCSPNMQFIYVLPGWEGSAHDGRVLRNAISRPNGLRVPQGCYYLVDAGYCNADGFLAPYRGQRYHLNEFNGYRPQRPEEYFNMKHSKARNIIERCFGLLKGRWKILASPSFFPIQTQVRIIMACCLLHNLIRKFMTFDPQELLQSEENESEDEDSDEEVECISTILPSDQWTNFRNNLAHEMFDNWRAGLSI
- the LOC113715783 gene encoding MLP-like protein 43, giving the protein MASPILAGKLEAEIKIKSDPDEFFQSFGGKAHKLPNLCSDKVHGVKVHQGDWKTKGSVKLWTYAIDGKVETLKERLTVDEENKTVTAEAVGGHILEQLKSYKASLQVIPKGQSNYAKWTIEYENINENEPAPTKYLHWLIHAGKDVDASLVKA
- the LOC113716182 gene encoding protein ALP1-like isoform X2 encodes the protein MPRLPIENRRRKKYRGQSQILSGMIMVVIALFMMWYQLIFIHLKSRRRQIKSKEEKVTERMQHLFNLTRESDAYCISELRMDRRTFGILCEMIRDTGGLKATRNMSIEEIVAMFVYVLAHHKKSRTICGLFWRSRETVSRQFNLCLLAVLKLHTILLKKPEPITEDCTDERWKCFKNCLGALDGTLIDVTPPTEQKSRYRTRKGSIATNVLGVCSPNMQFIYVLPGWEGSAHDGRVLRNAISRPNGLRVPQDS